Within the Gammaproteobacteria bacterium genome, the region GCGTTAGGCTTCACTCCCGCCGCGTCACAAATATAGCGCGCCCGAGTCGGGCCAACACCATAAATAGCTGTGAGCGCAATGACAGCGTGCTTCTGCACAGGTATATTTACACCGGCAATACGGGCCATTCGTCCTCCTGCTAATACTACCCGGTAAAACGGATTATTATACTTATCTACGAACAGAAAATCAAGGATTGACTTCCCTCGCAGATCTCAAAAAACTTACTATACTCAGCCTTGTCGCTGTTTGTGCCGTGTATCGGCGCAAATAATACGCACGACACCTTTGCGACGTACTACCTTACAGTTACGGCACAACTTTTTTACGGAAGCACGAACCTTCATGACCATTCTCCACAAAACACACTAAAGTTACTGGATGCGTATCGATAAATAACCACTCTTTACGCATACCAAGTACCCGAAAAGCCTCAAAAAAAACACCTGTAATTATCTGACGAAAAATGTCAGGTAAAGTGAAGTCTTAAAAACTTTCTCAGCGTAATAGACCCGACCCACCATACCCCTTTAGATTTGCTTTCTTCAGCAAGCCCTCATATTGATGAGACATTAAATGGGCTTGCAACTGGGTCATGAAATCCATAACCACGACCACAATAATCAAAAGTGAGGTGCCTCCAAAGTAGAAGGGGACATTCCACGAAACAATCAGAAACTCAGGTAACAAGCAAATCACTGTTAGATACAGCGCCCCAGCAACCGCTAAGCGAGTCATCACCGTATCAATATAGCGCGCAGTCTGCTCCCCAGGGCGGACACCAGGAATAAAAGCTCCCGATTTTTTTAAATTATCAGCCGTATCTTTGGGATTAAAAACCAACGCAGTGTAAAAAAAACAAAAGAAAATAATCGCGGCCGCATACAAGATAACGTAAATAGGCTGCCCCGGCGATAATACAGTCGACAAGTCACGTAACCAATCCATTCCTTCTCCTTGGCCAACCATACCCGCTATTGTGCCCGGGAAAAGGATGATGCTAGAAGCAAAAATTGGCGGTATAACACCGGCCATATTAACCTTCATTGGCAAATGACTCGTCTGGGCCGCGTAAACTTTACGGCCCTGTTGACGTTTAGCGTAATTTACCGTTATCCGACGCTGACCGCGCTCTATAAAAATGACAGCTGCGGTAACGACTATTGCCATAACAAAAAGAACTAACACTGTCAGAGCGTGCATTTCGCCCGTGCGGGCCAACTCCAGCGTGCCACCAATTGCGGCAGGCAAGCCAGCTGCAATACCGGCAAAGATTATCATGGAAATACCATTGCCAATACCACGCTCCGTGATTTGCTCGCCCAACCACATGAGAAAGAGTGTGCCTGCAACAAGCGTCAAAACCGCAATGAAAATAAAGCCGTATCCCGGCTCAATAACAACACTGATACCACCGACCTGTTGCTTCTGCAACGCGATTGCAACCCCACCCGCCTGACCAGCAGCCAAAACAGCCGTGAGATAGCGGGTGTATTGAGTAATCTTGCGGCGCCCGGCCTCCCCCTCTTTTTTCAGCTGCTCAAGGGTAGGCCATACAACCGCCAGCAGCTGTAAAATAATGGACGCAGAGATATAAGGCATAATGCCCAGCGCGAACACAGTGAACCGCGAAAGTGCACCGCCAGAGAACATGTTAAACATGTCAATAATAGTTCCCCGCTGTTGTTCAAACAGCGTGGCGAGAGCATGCGGGTCTATCCCCGGCACAGGAATATATGCACCGACTCGGAACACTATTAACGCACCAACAAGAAAAAGCAGGCGCTGCTTTAATTCAGCAAACTTACCTGCGCCACCCATGCTGGCGGGCGATGTCATACGAGGAACTGCCACTTAATCCTCGACCTTACCGCCAGCCGCCTCGATCGCCGCACGCGCACCTTTTGTCGCGGCAACGCCACGCAAGGTAACAGCTATCTCAATCGTTCCCGAGAGTATTACCTTGGCGCGATCCGCCGATTGATGCACAACGTTTGCACGCTTCAGCGCTTCAAGATCAACATTGCCGCCAATTTTAACCAACTCTGACAAAGTAACTTCAGCTGCCTTATCGGCATTCAAAGAGGCAAAACCGAATTTCGGCAGGCGGCGCTGAAGTGGCATCTGACCACCCTCAAACCCAACTTTATGATATCCACCGGCACGAGCAGATTGACCTTTGTGGCCACGACCGCAGGTCTTTCCCAACCCTGAACCAATGCCGCGCCCAACACGCTTTGCATCTTTTTTCTCGCCGACAGCGGGCTTAATAGTATTCAGCCGCATTATCCGATCTCCTCAGTCTTAACCATGTAAGAGACTTTGTTAATCATACCTCGTACACACGCCGTATCTTCGAGCTCCACACTGTGCTGTATACGTCGAAGCCCCAAACCCAACAGGCAAGCTTTATGGTTAGGTAATTTCCCATTGCTGCTACGCACCAGCGTTACTTTCAACTTTTTAGTTACTGTCGACATGAGCTTTATCCCGTCACCTCATCTACCGTCTTGCCGCGCTTCGCAGCAACAGACTCGGCATCAGCCATCCCGGTGAGGCCACGTATCGTAGCGCGGACAACATTTATTGGATTACTC harbors:
- the rplO gene encoding 50S ribosomal protein L15, translating into MRLNTIKPAVGEKKDAKRVGRGIGSGLGKTCGRGHKGQSARAGGYHKVGFEGGQMPLQRRLPKFGFASLNADKAAEVTLSELVKIGGNVDLEALKRANVVHQSADRAKVILSGTIEIAVTLRGVAATKGARAAIEAAGGKVED
- the rpmJ gene encoding 50S ribosomal protein L36, which produces MKVRASVKKLCRNCKVVRRKGVVRIICADTRHKQRQG
- the secY gene encoding preprotein translocase subunit SecY — its product is MTSPASMGGAGKFAELKQRLLFLVGALIVFRVGAYIPVPGIDPHALATLFEQQRGTIIDMFNMFSGGALSRFTVFALGIMPYISASIILQLLAVVWPTLEQLKKEGEAGRRKITQYTRYLTAVLAAGQAGGVAIALQKQQVGGISVVIEPGYGFIFIAVLTLVAGTLFLMWLGEQITERGIGNGISMIIFAGIAAGLPAAIGGTLELARTGEMHALTVLVLFVMAIVVTAAVIFIERGQRRITVNYAKRQQGRKVYAAQTSHLPMKVNMAGVIPPIFASSIILFPGTIAGMVGQGEGMDWLRDLSTVLSPGQPIYVILYAAAIIFFCFFYTALVFNPKDTADNLKKSGAFIPGVRPGEQTARYIDTVMTRLAVAGALYLTVICLLPEFLIVSWNVPFYFGGTSLLIIVVVVMDFMTQLQAHLMSHQYEGLLKKANLKGYGGSGLLR
- the rpmD gene encoding 50S ribosomal protein L30, whose protein sequence is MSTVTKKLKVTLVRSSNGKLPNHKACLLGLGLRRIQHSVELEDTACVRGMINKVSYMVKTEEIG